One stretch of Miscanthus floridulus cultivar M001 chromosome 18, ASM1932011v1, whole genome shotgun sequence DNA includes these proteins:
- the LOC136524037 gene encoding pyruvate kinase isozyme A, chloroplastic-like, which yields MRLALAPPALLAIVRTAKEADAGTAAHVATLLAVNCGGAPLAADLIARFSRTLPGVGVTQHTVLVPNWQKGYELELNVLGLRISGGLVGAFVTLGRIDMSFNTLVRERNAMLPTISSKDWIDIDFGIAEGVDFIAVSFVKSAEVINHLKSYISAWSRGSDIGVIAKIESIDALKNLEEIIRASDGIMVARGDLGAQIPLEQVPSIQKRIVRMCRHLNKPVIVASQLLESMIEYPTPTRAEVADVSEAVRQRADALMLSGESTMGRYPDKALSVLRSVSLRIERWWREKCHEALELQDVSSSFSDKISEQICNSAAKMVSPQWPGINLRVNFNFMARVNFNALMV from the exons ATGCGCCTCGCGCTGGCGCCGCCGGCGCTGCTGGCCATCGTGCGCACCGCCAAGGAAGCGGACGCGGGCACTGCCGCCCACGTGGCCACGCTCTTGGCGGTGAACTGCGGCGGCGCACCCCTCGCGGCTGACCTCATTGCGCGCTTCTCGCGCACTTTACCCGGCGTAGGCGTTACCCAG CATACAGTGCTTGTTCCCAATTGGCAAAAGGG ATATGAGCTTGAattaaatgttcttggacttag AATTTCTGGTGGCTTGGTTGGAGCATTTGTAACATTGGGcaggattgacatgtcattcaacaCATTAGTGCGAGAGAGGAACGCTATGCTTCCTACAATTTCATCAAAG GATTGGATTGACATAGATTTTGGAATTGCTGAAGGTGTTGATTTCATCGCCGTATCATTTGTCAAGTCTGCTGAAGTAATTAATCATTTGAAGAGTTACATTTCTGCATGGAGCCGTGGAAG TGATATAGGGGTCATTGCAAAAATTGAGAGCATTGATGCTCTGAAGAACCTGGAGGAGATTATCCGTGCATCAGATGGAATAATGGTAGCCAGAGGGGACTTGGGGGCACAAATCCCCCTGGAACAGGTCCCTTCCATACAGAAGAGAATAGTTAGAATGTGCAGACATCTCAACAAGCCAGTCATTGTTGCTTCTCAGCTTCTGGAATCAATGATCGAGTATCCTACACCTACTAGGGCTGAGGTTGCTGATGTTTCTGAGGCAGTCCGCCAGCGTGCAGATGCTCTCATGCTTTCTGGTGAGTCAACCATGGGGAGGTATCCAGATAAGGCTCTCAGCGTGCTTAGGAGTGTTAGCCTGAGGATTGAAAGGTGGTGGAGAGAGAAGTGCCACGAGGCGCTGGAGCTTCAAGATGTCTCGTCTTCATTCTCTGATAAGATATCAGAGCAAATATGCAATTCAGCAGCCAAAAT
- the LOC136520753 gene encoding reticulon-like protein B2, which yields MADPAEENVGSPPTTAAAPAEGSSDPPLQPAGDGASTEMVSAPAPEVRSRGFRLLGEDTSVHKALGGGKTADVLLWKDKKTSAVVIGGATVIWVLFEVLDYHLLTLISHVLIGVLAVLFLWSKATTFIKKSPPDIPVVQIPEDLIVNVSRALCNDINRALHLFHEIAMGHDLKKFLFVIVGLWVNSVFGSSCDLLTLIYIAVLLLHTVPILYDKYQDKVDHFAGRAHTEALKQYEVLDAKVLSKIPRGPVKSKKQN from the exons ATGGCCGATCCGGCGGAGGAGAACGTTGGCTCGCCGCCAACGACCGCGGCGGCCCCAGCCGAGGGCTCCTCGGACCCGCCCCTGCAGCCTGCTGGTGACGGCGCCTCAACGGAGATGGTGTCTGCCCCGGCGCCGGAGGTAAGGTCCCGGGGATTCAGGCTTCTTGGAGAGGACACCTCCGTGCACAAGGCCCTTGGGGGCGGTAAAA CTGCTGATGTCCTATTATGGAAAGACAAGAAAACTTCTGCTGTTGTAATAGGGGGTGCAACTGTCATCTGGGTTCTGTTCGAAGTGCTTGATTACCATCTCCTGACTCTGATATCCCATGTACTGATTGGTGTGCTTGCTGTCTTATTCCTCTGGTCCAAAGCTACCACCTTTATCAAGAA GAGTCCACCAGATATTCCAGTAGTGCAGATACCTGAGGATCTTATTGTGAATGTTTCACGAGCATTATGCAATGACATCAACAGAGCACTTCACTTATTCCATGAGATTGCAATGGGGCATGATCTGAAGAAGTTTTTGTTT GTGATCGTGGGGCTGTGGGTTAACTCTGTATTTGGAAGCAGCTGTGACCTCCTCACCTTGATATACATTG CCGTCCTGTTGCTCCACACGGTGCCAATATTGTACGACAAGTACCAGGACAAGGTGGACCATTTCGCTGGAAGGGCACACACCGAGGCCCTCAAGCAGTATGAGGTGCTGGATGCCAAGGTCCTGAGCAAAATCCCCAGGGGTCCGGTCAAATCCAAGAAGCAGAACTAG